The following are encoded together in the Triticum dicoccoides isolate Atlit2015 ecotype Zavitan chromosome 6B, WEW_v2.0, whole genome shotgun sequence genome:
- the LOC119320165 gene encoding proteasome subunit alpha type-1 has protein sequence MFRNQYDTDVTTWSPQGRLFQVEYAMEAVKQGSACVGLRSATHAVLAAANKSANELSSHQRKVFRVADHAGVALAGLTADGRVLSRFLRNECINHAFVYDAPLPVSRLALRLADKAQVCTQRSWKRPYGVGLLVAGLDESGAHLYYNCPSGNYFEYQAFAIGSRSQAAKTYLERRFEKFNAYTPDELIKDALSAIKETLQGEKLTSSNCTIAIVGRKEDGTVEPFSMIDSKRIQEIIDSMEAADEAPAADAPAESSSMQEDRGDAPAAGDAPAAADEPAAPDAPAPMDI, from the exons ATGTTCCGCAACCAGTACGACACCGATGTCACCACCTGGAGCCCGCAGGGGCGGCTGTTCCAGGTGGAGTACGCCATGGAGGCGGTGAAGCAGGGCTCGGCCTGCGTCGGCCTCCGCTCCGCCACCCacgccgtcctcgccgccgccaACAAGTCCGCCAACGAGCTCTCCTCGCACCAGCGCAAGGTCTTCCGCGTCGCCGACCACGCCGGGGTCGCGCTCGCCGGCCTCACCGCCGACGGCCGCGTCCTCTCCCGCTTCCTCCGCAACGAGTGCATCAACCACGCCTTCGTCTACGACGCGCCGCTCCCCGTCTCCAGGCTCGCGCTCCGCCTCGCCGACAAGGCGCAG GTTTGCACACAGCGTTCATGGAAGAGGCCCTATGGGGTCGGCCTCCTTGTTGCGGGTCTAGATGAGTCTGGAGCCCATCTCTACTACAACTGCCCCAGCGGGAACTACTTTGAGTACCAGGCATTCGCCATTGGCTCCCGCTCTCAGGCAGCGAAGACTTACCTCGAACGCAGATTCGAGAAATTCAATGCCTACACCCCGGACGAGCTCATCAAGGACGCGCTCTCAGCCATAAAGGAGACCCTCCAAGGTGAGAAGCTGACGAGCTCCAACTGCACCATTGCCATTGTCGGCAGAAAGGAGGATGGCACCGTCGAGCCCTTCTCCATGATCGACTCCAAGAGGATCCAGGAGATCATTGATTCCATGGAGGCTGCCGACGAGGCACCAGCGGCCGATGCTCCGGCTGAATCAAGCTCGATGCAGGAGGACAGGGGCGACGCACCTGCCGCAGGGGATGCCCCCGCGGCGGCGGACGAGCCTGCTGCACCGGACGCCCCGGCGCCGATGGACATCTAG